The following proteins are encoded in a genomic region of Montipora foliosa isolate CH-2021 chromosome 10, ASM3666993v2, whole genome shotgun sequence:
- the LOC137973886 gene encoding uncharacterized protein has protein sequence MGLSDKCFVCNKTRVLIGVVVAIVILIIGLAIGLTVKKYQAEKNLPYATEKWELPTEYRARRPKGIDVYKDMLYLSPSGDEIGHARKCVACTWTVYMLNKDEEIAVVIKRKIWSWTDKYDIEEQWKTNSTSYRIEYSWSGSGFTNEVYLIKNSDGDEIARTDRFRLDFGKTIKLKDSKTESTLGVIERPAFQLYPTWDITVTNKNVVPTYMYGAIATITTLREAEDND, from the coding sequence ATGGGTCTCTCTGACAAATGCTTCGTTTGCAACAAAACGAGAGTTCTAATCGGCGTTGTTGTAGCTATCGTGATATTGATTATCGGTCTTGCTATCGGATTGACTGTTAAGAAGTACCAAGCCGAGAAAAATCTGCCATACGCCACGGAGAAATGGGAGCTCCCAACTGAGTATCGCGCCCGAAGACCCAAAGGTATCGATGTTTACAAAGACATGCTTTATTTGAGTCCTAGCGGGGACGAAATTGGTCACGCAAGAAAATGTGTCGCATGTACCTGGACTGTGTACATGTTGAACAAGGACGAAGAGATAGCGGTTGTGATTAAGAGGAAGATTTGGAGTTGGACAGACAAGTACGATATTGAAGAACAATGGAAAACCAACTCGACCAGTTACAGGATCGAATACAGTTGGAGCGGTTCAGGATTCACCAACGAGGTTTATCTCATCAAGAATTCCGATGGCGATGAAATTGCCCGCACCGATCGTTTTCGATTGGACTTCGGCAAAACGATCAAGTTGAAAGATTCCAAGACTGAGTCAACGCTGGGAGTCATCGAAAGACCAGCATTCCAGTTGTATCCGACATGGGATATAACTGTGACCAACAAAAATGTTGTCCCGACCTATATGTATGGAGCTATTGCAACGATAACCACGTTGAGAGAAGCTGAAGACAATGATTGA